The region CGGTGGGTGTTCGACGAAACCTATAGCCTTGTCATGATGTCTTCGGGCGACTCCGATGGCGACGGAAAGATTTCCGAAAAGGAACGTGATTGGTTTTTCGACAGAATACTTTCTCAGTATGCCGAAAACAACTACAACACCTATGTGCAATACGGGACGTCGTTTCTAAAGGCTCGCGAGCTGAAAAATTTCGATGCGACGTTCAAGAATAATCGGCTGATTCTGGATTTTGAGACAACATTCGACTGTCCGGTGGGGGATGACTATAAGATGCTTGTGGTTGCCGTTGCGGATTTGACCAACTATATGCTGATTACGCCCGATATGGAACAAGCCGATGTCGATGCCCCCGATGCAATCGATGTGGAATTCTTTAACGATGTCCTAAAGGGACTTACCGTGTTTAGGGCTTTTTCCCCGGACTTGGAGGGGCTTTTCTTAAGGTTCAAGAAAAAATAAATGAGATTCTTTCTATTTTTAGGCTGAAGGAGATTCACTGTGTTAAAAAAGATCTTTTCGATATGCGCCTTGGCTACGGCAGTTTCTTTTGCTGGAGTTGCCGATCCGACTCTTTACACCTCGGGGGCGGCTGAACCGGAAACCCCGCTGGTAAATATCAACTACGTTCCCAATGACGAACCCCTGTTTGCGGTTTCGATATACCCGTTCGATATGATCTGGGATGCCGTATACCATGTCCCTTCGGTAAAATTGTCCTTTGAAGGGTGCATCAATAGCAGTATGTCTTTGATGACGCAGCCGTCCGTAAAGATGGGGACAATCACAAGGGGTTCTAAGGATAATCCCAACCGTCGAGATATCGATATTTTCCTTCTCGAAATTTCGGAAGGCATTCGATTCTATTTCAATAGGGGACACCGCGGCTGGTTTATGGCAGGACACTTTGTCTATGACCGTGCAACCCTTGACTACGATTTCGAATATGATGAAGATGCTGATGTGACCTTTAAGGGGAATGGCTTTGGATTCGGCTTTTATGGCGGACATAAGACCCGTCGGGGACATTTCACCTCGTCTCTGCAAATAGGCCTGTCGTATATGCGTTATTCGATGAAGTCTAATGTGCGCGAAGACTTGGACCAAGCATCTGTCGTGAATGCGGAATTGGATATAAACTATTCGATAGGTTTCGCGTTCTAAGGGATAATTTTTTATTTTTGGTAAAAAAACTGGAGAATAAAATGCCTGCAATTCATCTTACTGCAGAAAATTTTGATCAAGCTATTTCGTCTGGCCAATTAGTTCTTGTTGATTTCTGGGCAACTTGGTGCCGTCCGTGCATGATGATGGGCCCTGTGATCGACGAACTTGCCGATGAATACAATGGACGCGCTGTTATTGCCAAAATTAATGTGGACGACGCCGGCGTGGGTGATATTTGCACCCGTTTTGGCATCACGAACATTCCCAATATGAAACTCTTCAAGAACGGGGTGGAAGTGGGTAACGTGGTGGGCGCTGTGCCCAAGGCAACCGTCAAGGGCGTTATTGACCGCAACCTGTAATATATTGAGAACTTTGAGTTTAGAACTTAGAGCTTAGTACTTAGGTAATTCTTCTAAGCTCTACCGCCTACTATTATGCTTACCAAACGTCTTATAGTTTGTCTCGATGTCCGTAACCGTAAGGTGACGAAGGGTGTCAAGTTTAAGGGCAATATCGATATCGGTGATCCCGTTGAAATGGGGGCGCAGTACAGTGCCGATGGTGTCGATGAACTTGTCTTTTACGATATTACGGCAAGTGCGGAAAATCGTCCGTGCGATATGGAAATGATTCGCCAAATTGCGCGTCGCGTGTTTATTCCGTTTGCTGTGGGCGGAGGTATCCGCAATTTGGACGACATGCATGAGGCGCTTTTGGCCGGTGCCGAGAAAGTTAGCGTGAATAGTCTTGCAGTGTTGCATCCTGAAATCATTGCCGAGGGGGCGAAAGCCTTTGGACGGCAGTGCGTGGTGCTTGGCATGGACGCTAAATTCGTCGGAGTCTCGGATAAGTTTAAAAGCGGCTACGAGGTCTATATTCGTGGCGGTCGACAGGCGATGGGCATCGACGCCGTGGAATGGGCGAAAAAGGCCGAAGACCTTGGTGTGGGCGAAATCTGCTTGAATGCAATCGATACGGACGGTGTTCGCAACGGTTACGAATTAAACATTACGGACCAGGTGGCTCGCGCGGTACAGGTACCCGTGATTGCAAGTGGTGGCGCCGGAACTCCGGCGCATATTGTGGACTTGTTCCGTAAGACTTCTGCTGATGCGGCGTTGGTTGCCTCGATGGTGCATTTTGGGGACTATACGGTTCCTGGAATAAAAAAAGAAATGCTTGCGGCAGGGATTCCAGTGCGCAAGAAAATGAACGGCGAGGTGTAGCTTGAACACTTCTGTTGCGGTCAAGATTTTCGAAGCTGGCAGAAGTGCCGGTGCTGACTTTGTCGAAATTTTCGAAGAAGAAACCCGTAGCTCGACACTCGGTCTGAAGTCTAGTCAGATTGAGTCCGCAACAGCGGGGACCGAATACGGCATTGGCATCCGTTTGATTTATGGAACCGAGGTTCTATACGGTTTTACAAGCGATGATTCCGAAGAAGCTCTTATAAAGCTTGTGCAGACGCTTGCCTTTGGACGTATCGCTAAAATGGAACAGGCGCCTATAGAGTTTAAGCCCGAAAAACGCATTGCCGACTATAATGCCGCTGCATTCAAGGATCCGCGTGTGCTGGGACAGGCTGTTAAACAGGATTTCCTGTTCCGAGCAGACCAGGCTGCCCGCAAGGTTTCAGACAAAGTTGTGCAAGTGGGCGCATCGGTGACCGATTCCTGTTCGACGTTCTCGCTTATGAATAGCGAGGGACTGAATTTGTTGATGAACCGTGCTCGCTTGCGTGTGAACGTGACCGTGACGGTGTCCGATGGATCCGAGAGGCTTACCTCTCACGAAGCTCCGGGTGGCTTGGGCGGTTATGAACTTTTAACAAATTATTCGCCCGAAGATTTGGCTACGGAAACATCGGAACGCCTGTTGCGAATGCTTTCGGCCGGTTACATTAAGGGCGGGCAGATGCCCGTGGTGATGGGCAACGGCTTTGGCGGCGTGATTTTCCACGAGGCTTGCGGTCATCCGCTTGAAACCGAATCGGTGCGTCGCGGTGCAAGTCCGTTCTGCGGAAAGTTGGGCGAGGCGATTGGACAGCCCTGCCTTACGGCAATAGATGATGGTACGCTCGATGGAGTGTGGGGAAGCCTTAAGTACGATGACGAAGGTACGCCCACCCAGCGTACGACCCTGATTGAAAACGGCATTCTGAAAACCTATATGAGTGACCGCGTGGGAGCCTCTGAAGTCGGTATTGAACGCACGGGGTCCGCTCGACGTGAAAGTTACAAGTATGCACCTGTCAGCCGTATGCGTAATACTTTTATTGCCCCTGGTAAAGATTCGCTCGAATCGATGATTGCTAGTGTTGATAACGGCTTGTACGCCGCCCGCATGGCGGGGGGCTCGGTGAACCCTGCGACGGGCGAATTTAACTTTGCCGTCGATGAAGGCTATGTTATCCGTAACGGCAAGATTTGTGAGCCGGTGCGCGGTGCGGCCCTTATTGGAAAGGGTCACGAAATTATGCCTCGCATTAGCATGGTGGGTAGTGACTGGGAAGTTGCCGCAGGTGTCTGCGGTGCAAGTTCGGGACATGTTCCCGTGACGGTCGGTCAGCCTTCCATTAAAGTCGATCAGATTCTGGTTGGCGGTAGATAATTTAACTGAATTTTTTTTGCAAAAAAAAACGCACCGTTGCAGAAGCACGGTGCGTTAATTCGTTGTTTCGAATTTCTAGTGAATTAGAAGTGAATCACGCGGACCTTGATGACCTTGTCGAGCTTGCCGAGTTTTTCGATAATGGAATCATCGACCTTGCTTTCGACGTCAACGAGGTTGTAGCCGATTTTGCCATTGCTCTTGTTGCTGAAAGATGCAATGTTGATGCCTTCGGCACCGAACACCTTCGTGATTTCAGAAATCATGTTCGGAACGTCCTGGTTGATCACCACCACGCGGCTCTTGATGCCAGCATGCGGATGATCGACGAGAGCCGGGAAGTTCACGGAATTGCGGACGCAACCGTATTCGATGTAGTCCTTCAATTCTTCGACAGCCATCACGGCGCAGTTTTCTTCGGCTTCTTCGGTGGAAGCACCGAGGTGCGGGAAACAGGTCACTTTGTCGTTCTTGATGAGGTCTGCATCCGGGAAGTCGCAGAGGTAACCCTGGAGGGAACCGGAGGCGAGCATTTCGTTCACCGGAGCCATTTCCACGATGCCACCGCGGGCGAAGTTCATGATGTAGCTGCCCTTGAAGCCGGCGAGGTTCTTGCGGTTGAGCAAGTTTTCGGTCACGCCCTTGATGAACGGAACGTGCACGGTGAGGAAGTCAGACTTCGCAATCACGGTGTCGAGGTCGGCAATTTCAACCTTGTTGGAAAGTTCGTGCATGTTGGCGGCGTTCGGATACGGTTCGTAGGCGATCACGCGCATGTTCTTCCAACGGGCATAGTTGGCGACGAGCACACCGATCTTGCCGAGGCCGATCACGCCGAGAGTCTTACCGGCGAGTTCCATACCGGCGAACTTCTTCTTGCCGCTTTCGACGGTCTTTGCGAGATCCGGATCGGTGGTGTCGAGGTTCTTGACCCATGCGGCAGCCTTGTCCACGTTACGGACGGCCATGCCGAGCACGGTCATCACGAGTTCGGCAACGGCGTTGGCGTTTGCACCCGGGGTGTTGAACACGCAGATGCCCTTCGCGGAAGCCTTGTCGATAGTGATGTTGTTCACGCCAGCGCCGGCGCGGGCGACAGCCAGCAGGCCGTCAAAGTTGTCGGTATCAACCTGGGCGGAACGCACCAAGATGGCATCCGGTTTTTCGACGGAGTCGGAAACCTGGTAGAACGAGCCAAACAGGCTCAAGCCTTTCTTGGAAATGTTGTTCATCGTCTTAATAGTTGCCATTGTATTGTCCTTTGTTTAAGTTAAAACTTAGTGATTGGTGGTTAGTGGTTGGTGATTAGGATCTATAATCGTGGCGTAGCCGCCCTGTTTACTAATCACTGTTTACTAACCACTTTTAGGGTTCTTGCCAGCGGCCTCTTTCCTTAATCAAATTCACGAGTTCTTCGATGGCGTCTTCTTCGGGGATGTTCTTCTTGACCGCCGTCTTGCCCTCGAACAAGGTAATGCGACCGGGGCCACCGCCCACATAGCCGAAGTCGGCGTCTGCCATTTCGCCCGGGCCGTTCACGATGCAGCCCATGATGCCAATGGAAATGTCCGAAAGATGTCCGAAGCGGGCCTTGATCTTGCCCATCACCTGCTGGATGTCGTAGAGGGTGCGGCCGCAGCTCGGGCAGCTGATAAAGTTCGTCTTGCTGCGGCGGCAGTAGGCGGCCTGCAGAATGTCGAAGGCCAGAAGAACGCTTTCCTTCGCGCCCTTGTAGCCGTCGATAACGACGGCATCGCCAAGACCGTCGGTGACGAGGCTTCCGATATCGGCGGAGACGCGGAGCGTTTCACGTTCGTTGTCGTTAATCTTGGCGTACAGGAGAATCGGGTCTTGGCGACCTGCTGCATCGAGTGCAGCAGCAAGGGCGCGCACGCCGGAGACCATCTCGGCGCCTGTGTAGCAGAACACAGAACCAGCGGGTACGGCAGAGGGATTCGCTGCAAAGCCTGCGATATCCATGGCGTCCTTAAATTCAACGATAGGCTTCTCGGAGAGGCTCGGCAGCGCAAATTCCGCGTTGCGGCGTTCGCCTGTAAGTGCAATCGCATTGGCCTTCACGCCGACCTTCACCGGATTTGCTCCGCCAATTTCCACGCCGGAAATTACGACGGGCTTTGTCGCTCTGCGTTCGTAATGATACGGGTCCTTTTCGAGAACCGGCACCGCGTAGCTTACCGGTTTTGTCGGGAGTGCGCAGGCCTTGATGAGTTCCTGTGCAACCGGGACTTCCGCCACCGGATCTTCGGTGAGCGACACGCGGATGGTGTCTGCAAGGCCATCGAGCAATAGTGCACCGATACCAGCTGCAGACTTCAGTCGGCCGTCGGCACCTGCACCCGCTTCCGTGACACCTACGTGGAACGGATACGGCTTGAAACCTTCTTGCTTGATGCGGGCGGCGAGCATACGGTAGGCGGCAATCGCTACACGCGGGTTGCTGCTCTTGAGGCTCAAAACGACCTGGTCAAAATGTTCAGCTTCGCAAACGGCGAGGTATTCCATGGCGCTTTCCACCATGCCTTCAATGGTGTCACCGTAGCGGTAAATCATGCGGGCGGCAAGTGAACCGTGGTTCACGCCAATGCGGATGGCGCGACCGAGGCGCTTGGCCTCTTGTACGAACGGCGTAAAGGCTTCTGCCACCTTTTCCTTGCCTTCTTCAAAAGTCTTGTCTGTCTGCTGATCGAGTGTCAAAATGCCTGTGTCGACAAAGTTACCCGGATTGATGCGAACCTTTTCGACCCATTTGAGTGCTTCGAATGCGGCTTTCGGCTGGAAGTGGATGTCGGCAGAAACCGGCACCTTGCAACCTGCTGCACGCACCTGCTTCATGACTTCTTCAAGTCCCTGGGCGTCAGCGAATGTCGGGGCGGTAATACGGACAAGTCCGCAACCCACCTTGGCAAGCGCCAATGTTTCTGCCACCGTA is a window of uncultured Fibrobacter sp. DNA encoding:
- a CDS encoding DUF1007 family protein, with amino-acid sequence MKILKRLLLCCLWGVMLAEAHPHVFIDATVKVIFDNAGLTSVKTRWVFDETYSLVMMSSGDSDGDGKISEKERDWFFDRILSQYAENNYNTYVQYGTSFLKARELKNFDATFKNNRLILDFETTFDCPVGDDYKMLVVAVADLTNYMLITPDMEQADVDAPDAIDVEFFNDVLKGLTVFRAFSPDLEGLFLRFKKK
- the trxA gene encoding thioredoxin; the protein is MPAIHLTAENFDQAISSGQLVLVDFWATWCRPCMMMGPVIDELADEYNGRAVIAKINVDDAGVGDICTRFGITNIPNMKLFKNGVEVGNVVGAVPKATVKGVIDRNL
- the hisF gene encoding imidazole glycerol phosphate synthase subunit HisF, with protein sequence MLTKRLIVCLDVRNRKVTKGVKFKGNIDIGDPVEMGAQYSADGVDELVFYDITASAENRPCDMEMIRQIARRVFIPFAVGGGIRNLDDMHEALLAGAEKVSVNSLAVLHPEIIAEGAKAFGRQCVVLGMDAKFVGVSDKFKSGYEVYIRGGRQAMGIDAVEWAKKAEDLGVGEICLNAIDTDGVRNGYELNITDQVARAVQVPVIASGGAGTPAHIVDLFRKTSADAALVASMVHFGDYTVPGIKKEMLAAGIPVRKKMNGEV
- a CDS encoding TldD/PmbA family protein — its product is MNTSVAVKIFEAGRSAGADFVEIFEEETRSSTLGLKSSQIESATAGTEYGIGIRLIYGTEVLYGFTSDDSEEALIKLVQTLAFGRIAKMEQAPIEFKPEKRIADYNAAAFKDPRVLGQAVKQDFLFRADQAARKVSDKVVQVGASVTDSCSTFSLMNSEGLNLLMNRARLRVNVTVTVSDGSERLTSHEAPGGLGGYELLTNYSPEDLATETSERLLRMLSAGYIKGGQMPVVMGNGFGGVIFHEACGHPLETESVRRGASPFCGKLGEAIGQPCLTAIDDGTLDGVWGSLKYDDEGTPTQRTTLIENGILKTYMSDRVGASEVGIERTGSARRESYKYAPVSRMRNTFIAPGKDSLESMIASVDNGLYAARMAGGSVNPATGEFNFAVDEGYVIRNGKICEPVRGAALIGKGHEIMPRISMVGSDWEVAAGVCGASSGHVPVTVGQPSIKVDQILVGGR
- a CDS encoding phosphoglycerate dehydrogenase — its product is MATIKTMNNISKKGLSLFGSFYQVSDSVEKPDAILVRSAQVDTDNFDGLLAVARAGAGVNNITIDKASAKGICVFNTPGANANAVAELVMTVLGMAVRNVDKAAAWVKNLDTTDPDLAKTVESGKKKFAGMELAGKTLGVIGLGKIGVLVANYARWKNMRVIAYEPYPNAANMHELSNKVEIADLDTVIAKSDFLTVHVPFIKGVTENLLNRKNLAGFKGSYIMNFARGGIVEMAPVNEMLASGSLQGYLCDFPDADLIKNDKVTCFPHLGASTEEAEENCAVMAVEELKDYIEYGCVRNSVNFPALVDHPHAGIKSRVVVINQDVPNMISEITKVFGAEGINIASFSNKSNGKIGYNLVDVESKVDDSIIEKLGKLDKVIKVRVIHF
- the ispG gene encoding (E)-4-hydroxy-3-methylbut-2-enyl-diphosphate synthase; this encodes MTKFSEFPYVADRFNAVRRETVQVRVGDALIGGNAPILVQSMTTTKPKDVERTVAETLALAKVGCGLVRITAPTFADAQGLEEVMKQVRAAGCKVPVSADIHFQPKAAFEALKWVEKVRINPGNFVDTGILTLDQQTDKTFEEGKEKVAEAFTPFVQEAKRLGRAIRIGVNHGSLAARMIYRYGDTIEGMVESAMEYLAVCEAEHFDQVVLSLKSSNPRVAIAAYRMLAARIKQEGFKPYPFHVGVTEAGAGADGRLKSAAGIGALLLDGLADTIRVSLTEDPVAEVPVAQELIKACALPTKPVSYAVPVLEKDPYHYERRATKPVVISGVEIGGANPVKVGVKANAIALTGERRNAEFALPSLSEKPIVEFKDAMDIAGFAANPSAVPAGSVFCYTGAEMVSGVRALAAALDAAGRQDPILLYAKINDNERETLRVSADIGSLVTDGLGDAVVIDGYKGAKESVLLAFDILQAAYCRRSKTNFISCPSCGRTLYDIQQVMGKIKARFGHLSDISIGIMGCIVNGPGEMADADFGYVGGGPGRITLFEGKTAVKKNIPEEDAIEELVNLIKERGRWQEP